A single genomic interval of Oceanithermus profundus DSM 14977 harbors:
- a CDS encoding single-stranded DNA-binding protein, with amino-acid sequence MAKGLNRILLIGTVTQTPEMRYTPGGLAVLEVTVAGNDRVTTETGEERELAWYHRVKMFGRYAEMLVEQLTAGTPVLVDGRLDYRSWEAEGGRRSAVDVRVDRIEVLDRADKGDEQTVSDARGQERLREGLNEVVLIGNLTRDPELRYTPQGTAVIRIGLAVNERYVSRGSEQEKTHFFDVQAWRELAEWAAGLKKGGGLFVMGRLVNDSWTTQTGERRFTTRVEANRLERLARGPGRSGGTGAPAKQAQTGGVDIDEGLEDFPPEEDLPF; translated from the coding sequence ATGGCGAAAGGTTTGAACCGAATCCTGCTGATCGGGACCGTGACCCAGACCCCGGAGATGCGCTACACCCCGGGCGGTCTGGCGGTGCTCGAGGTGACCGTGGCCGGCAACGACCGCGTCACCACCGAGACGGGCGAAGAGCGCGAGCTGGCCTGGTACCACCGGGTCAAGATGTTCGGGCGCTACGCCGAGATGCTGGTCGAGCAGCTTACCGCCGGCACCCCGGTGCTGGTGGACGGCCGCCTCGACTACCGCAGCTGGGAGGCCGAAGGCGGCCGCCGCAGCGCGGTGGACGTGCGCGTGGACCGCATCGAGGTGCTCGACCGGGCGGACAAGGGGGACGAGCAGACCGTCTCCGACGCCCGTGGCCAGGAGCGCCTGCGCGAAGGGCTCAACGAGGTGGTCCTGATCGGCAACCTGACCCGCGACCCCGAGCTGCGCTACACCCCCCAGGGAACGGCGGTCATCCGCATCGGCCTGGCGGTGAACGAGCGCTACGTCTCGCGCGGCAGCGAGCAGGAAAAGACGCACTTCTTCGACGTGCAGGCCTGGCGCGAACTCGCCGAGTGGGCCGCCGGCCTGAAGAAGGGCGGCGGCCTTTTCGTCATGGGACGCCTGGTCAACGACTCGTGGACGACGCAGACCGGAGAGCGCCGCTTCACCACGCGGGTGGAAGCCAACCGGCTGGAACGCCTCGCACGTGGCCCCGGACGTAGTGGTGGGACCGGTGCCCCTGCCAAGCAGGCCCAGACGGGCGGGGTGGATATCGACGAAGGCCTCGAAGACTTCCCACCGGAGGAGGATTTACCGTTTTGA
- the rpsR gene encoding 30S ribosomal protein S18 — protein MSSRRPRGPRRFRKPKVCQFCTGELEITDYKDAKMLKRFISETGKILPRRRTGVCAKHQRRLATTIKRARILAIIPFTEKLVRK, from the coding sequence TTGAGCAGCAGAAGACCCCGCGGACCCCGCAGGTTCCGCAAACCCAAGGTATGCCAGTTCTGCACCGGCGAACTGGAGATTACCGATTACAAGGACGCCAAGATGCTGAAGCGCTTCATCTCGGAGACCGGCAAGATCCTGCCGCGTCGCCGCACCGGCGTGTGCGCCAAGCACCAGCGTCGCCTCGCCACCACGATCAAGCGCGCCCGCATCCTGGCGATCATCCCCTTCACCGAGAAGCTGGTCCGTAAGTAG
- the rplI gene encoding 50S ribosomal protein L9, which produces MKVILLEPVEKLGDVGQVVNVKPGYARNYLLPRGLAALATEANLKALEAKIRAQAKKAAERKAEAERLKEILEPLTLTLKVKAGETKIYGSVTSRDIAEALEKQHEITIDPKRLQLAKPIKELGSYELVYKPHPEVPIQLKVVVESEENGG; this is translated from the coding sequence GTGAAAGTCATCCTGCTCGAACCCGTGGAAAAACTCGGTGACGTGGGCCAGGTCGTCAACGTCAAACCGGGCTACGCCCGCAACTACCTGCTGCCGCGCGGGCTCGCGGCCCTCGCCACCGAGGCCAACCTCAAGGCGCTCGAGGCCAAGATCCGCGCCCAGGCCAAGAAGGCCGCCGAGCGCAAGGCCGAGGCCGAGCGCCTCAAGGAGATCCTCGAGCCGCTTACCCTGACCCTCAAGGTCAAGGCGGGCGAGACGAAGATCTACGGCTCGGTCACGAGCCGCGACATCGCCGAGGCGCTCGAGAAGCAGCACGAGATCACCATCGACCCCAAGCGCCTGCAGCTGGCCAAGCCCATCAAGGAGCTGGGCAGCTACGAGCTGGTCTACAAGCCACACCCCGAGGTGCCCATCCAGCTCAAGGTCGTGGTCGAGAGCGAAGAAAACGGCGGCTGA
- a CDS encoding PKD domain-containing protein: MNRRWNPTLRRAARALAIVSGLWLLAACTNPFQPDPVIWEVEPDALLFRGPAGVTAPTASFVLRNAGRSAADFRVEPSSDWILVEPGAGRLAPGASAALRVGVSGCSGAELRAGLIVVTGPGARATVRVVHECTSDNAPPTAVLTASPQQGAPPLSVVFRVESSDPDGDALDCELDFGDGGPPVRVCGGETAHSYLEPGAYTAVLTVSDGVTDTQAARTITVGAADAPTWVAEPARLTFDATVGGAAPDPQNLRLRNAGGAAGSFTATADRAWITVNPSSGTLDPASETQLAVRVAACEAAGSESARLTLAGGGARTEVTVVRNCASPQNRPPTAALAADPTTGAPPLTVRFTTAASDPDGDALTCSLAFGDGASAALACGTAVGHTYADAGRYTAVLTVRDGQGGTARAEQTIEAAAPNRPPSATLTVDPASGTAPLSVTFGLTSSDPDGDALTCALDFGDGQSQALCSGSVAHTYEQPGTYRAVFTVEDGRGGRSSAEALVRVAAPSNPGAFDIRILFVEEPADPDVRAAFENAAARWEQVLTGDLSDVQVNVPAGACLDRNPGYQGTIDDLLIVADVVPIDGAYGILGSAGPCYVRGDAGQPDYYLPFFGVMQFDSADLDRMKQNGTLEVVILHEMGHVLGIGTLWEAGPFAFLNHNAANCQDASDVTYDGPAAMDAWHALGAVGEVHVENTGGAGTKCGHWREATFDTELMTGWIDGAVAPLSRVTVGSLDDLGYAVNYAAADGYALPSGDLAQLAGGERLEEVLILPQPPTP; encoded by the coding sequence GTGAACCGACGCTGGAACCCCACCCTTCGCCGTGCGGCCAGGGCCCTGGCCATCGTTTCCGGGCTGTGGCTGCTCGCCGCCTGCACGAACCCGTTCCAACCCGACCCCGTCATCTGGGAGGTCGAACCGGACGCGCTGCTGTTTCGCGGTCCCGCGGGCGTCACCGCCCCCACCGCCTCCTTCGTCCTGCGCAACGCGGGCCGCTCCGCCGCCGACTTTCGCGTCGAGCCGAGCAGCGACTGGATCCTCGTCGAACCGGGAGCGGGCCGACTCGCCCCCGGCGCTTCGGCTGCGCTGCGCGTCGGCGTGAGCGGCTGCAGCGGCGCGGAACTGCGCGCCGGCCTGATCGTGGTTACCGGGCCGGGGGCGCGCGCCACGGTACGCGTGGTGCACGAATGCACCAGCGACAACGCCCCGCCGACCGCGGTGCTCACGGCCTCGCCGCAGCAGGGGGCGCCCCCGCTGAGCGTCGTCTTCCGCGTCGAAAGCTCCGACCCCGACGGCGACGCGCTTGACTGCGAACTCGACTTCGGCGACGGCGGCCCGCCGGTGCGCGTCTGCGGAGGCGAGACGGCGCACAGCTACCTCGAACCCGGTGCGTACACCGCGGTACTGACCGTAAGCGACGGCGTCACCGACACCCAGGCGGCCCGGACGATCACGGTGGGCGCCGCCGATGCGCCCACCTGGGTGGCGGAACCCGCCCGGCTGACCTTCGACGCCACCGTTGGCGGCGCCGCCCCAGATCCTCAGAACCTGCGCCTCCGCAACGCCGGGGGCGCCGCGGGGTCGTTCACGGCGACCGCCGACCGCGCCTGGATCACGGTGAACCCGTCGTCCGGAACGCTGGATCCCGCATCGGAAACGCAGCTCGCCGTCCGCGTCGCCGCCTGTGAAGCGGCCGGCAGCGAGAGCGCCCGCCTGACCCTCGCGGGCGGCGGCGCCCGGACCGAGGTGACGGTGGTGCGCAACTGCGCGTCGCCGCAGAACCGGCCCCCCACCGCCGCCCTCGCCGCCGACCCGACCACGGGCGCCCCGCCCCTGACCGTGCGCTTCACCACCGCCGCCTCCGATCCCGACGGCGACGCGCTGACCTGCAGCCTCGCGTTCGGGGACGGCGCCTCGGCCGCGCTCGCGTGCGGCACCGCCGTCGGCCACACCTACGCCGACGCCGGCCGTTACACCGCGGTGCTGACCGTCCGCGACGGGCAGGGAGGTACCGCCCGGGCCGAACAGACGATCGAGGCGGCGGCGCCCAACCGTCCGCCCTCGGCCACGCTTACCGTCGACCCGGCCTCGGGCACCGCCCCGCTGAGCGTTACCTTCGGGCTCACGAGCTCCGACCCCGACGGCGACGCGCTGACCTGCGCCCTCGACTTCGGCGACGGGCAGAGCCAGGCGCTCTGCAGCGGGAGCGTCGCCCACACCTACGAACAGCCCGGCACCTACCGGGCCGTCTTCACGGTCGAGGACGGCCGCGGCGGCCGCAGTTCGGCGGAGGCGCTCGTGCGCGTCGCCGCGCCCTCCAACCCGGGGGCCTTCGACATCCGGATCCTTTTCGTCGAAGAACCCGCCGACCCCGACGTGCGCGCCGCCTTCGAAAACGCCGCCGCGCGCTGGGAACAGGTCCTCACCGGCGACCTGAGCGACGTCCAGGTGAACGTTCCCGCGGGGGCCTGCCTGGACCGCAACCCCGGCTACCAGGGGACGATCGACGATCTCCTGATCGTGGCCGACGTGGTGCCCATCGACGGAGCTTACGGCATCCTGGGCAGCGCCGGGCCCTGCTACGTGCGCGGCGACGCCGGCCAGCCGGACTACTACCTGCCCTTCTTCGGGGTCATGCAGTTCGACTCGGCCGATCTGGACCGCATGAAGCAGAACGGCACCCTCGAGGTCGTGATCCTGCACGAGATGGGCCACGTGCTCGGGATCGGCACCCTCTGGGAGGCGGGGCCGTTCGCCTTCCTGAACCACAACGCCGCCAACTGCCAGGACGCCAGCGACGTGACCTACGACGGCCCCGCGGCCATGGACGCCTGGCATGCGCTCGGGGCGGTGGGTGAGGTGCACGTGGAGAACACCGGGGGTGCGGGAACCAAGTGCGGCCACTGGCGCGAGGCCACCTTCGACACCGAGCTGATGACGGGGTGGATCGACGGCGCCGTCGCGCCCCTGAGCCGGGTGACCGTCGGCAGCCTGGACGACCTGGGGTACGCGGTGAACTACGCAGCAGCCGACGGCTACGCCCTGCCCAGCGGCGACCTGGCCCAGTTGGCGGGCGGGGAGCGGCTCGAGGAGGTCCTGATTCTGCCCCAGCCCCCGACCCCCTAG
- the dnaB gene encoding replicative DNA helicase yields MAEPARSLPTGRIPPHNLEAEASVLGSALVDNEAIDRIEGLITPDVFYKEAHRKIWRAMEALRTRSEPVDLVTLSEELKKAGELDEVGGLTYLVGLSEATPTAAYAEHYARIVAEKAVLRRLIAAAGEVMRLAYDEAGSVEEIVDQAGKLILDVATHGPRHDFQEMRELVTEAHERIARLREHGAAGDMLATGFADLDRMIGGLGPGSLNIIAARPSMGKTAFALTIAQNVALRDGTPVALFSLEMPAIDLVLRMLSSEARVDMNRIRQAQLSDRDYERLVTAAGRIYEAPVFIDDTPGLTLMELRARARRLAVHHKVGLIVIDYMQLMSGGQSTRSGENRQQEIAAISRGLKGLARELEVPVVALSQLSRAVESRPNKRPMLSDLRESGSIEQDADLVLFIYRDDYYNEHSEKAGIAEIIIGKQRNGPVGTVELQFHAAHVRFNDLAHGDF; encoded by the coding sequence ATGGCCGAACCGGCGAGAAGCCTGCCCACGGGGCGTATCCCCCCTCACAACCTGGAAGCCGAGGCCAGCGTGCTGGGCTCGGCCCTCGTGGACAACGAGGCCATCGACCGCATCGAAGGCTTGATCACGCCCGACGTCTTCTACAAGGAGGCTCACCGCAAGATCTGGCGGGCCATGGAGGCGTTGCGCACCCGTAGCGAGCCGGTGGACCTGGTCACCCTCTCGGAAGAACTCAAGAAGGCGGGCGAGCTCGACGAGGTGGGCGGCCTCACCTACCTGGTGGGGCTCAGCGAGGCCACCCCCACCGCCGCCTACGCCGAGCACTACGCCCGCATTGTCGCCGAGAAGGCGGTGCTGCGGCGCCTCATCGCCGCCGCCGGCGAGGTGATGCGGCTGGCCTACGACGAGGCCGGCAGCGTGGAGGAGATCGTCGACCAGGCGGGCAAGCTCATCCTCGACGTGGCCACCCACGGCCCCCGGCACGACTTTCAGGAGATGCGCGAACTCGTCACCGAGGCCCACGAGCGCATCGCCCGGCTGCGCGAGCACGGGGCCGCCGGCGACATGCTAGCCACCGGGTTCGCCGACCTGGACCGCATGATCGGCGGGCTGGGCCCCGGCAGCCTCAACATCATCGCCGCCCGCCCCTCGATGGGCAAGACGGCCTTCGCGCTCACCATCGCCCAGAACGTGGCCCTGCGCGACGGCACCCCGGTGGCGCTCTTCTCCCTGGAGATGCCCGCGATCGACCTGGTGCTGCGCATGCTCTCGAGCGAGGCGCGGGTGGACATGAACCGCATCCGTCAGGCGCAGCTCTCCGACCGCGACTACGAGCGGCTCGTCACCGCCGCGGGCCGAATCTACGAGGCGCCGGTCTTCATCGACGACACCCCGGGCCTCACCCTGATGGAGCTGCGGGCGCGGGCGCGCCGGCTCGCGGTGCACCACAAGGTGGGCCTGATCGTCATCGACTACATGCAGCTGATGAGCGGCGGCCAGTCCACCCGCAGCGGCGAGAACCGCCAGCAGGAGATCGCCGCGATCAGCCGCGGCCTCAAGGGCCTGGCGCGCGAGCTGGAGGTGCCGGTGGTGGCCCTCAGCCAGCTCAGCCGCGCGGTGGAGAGCCGCCCCAACAAGCGCCCCATGCTCAGCGACCTGCGCGAGTCGGGCTCGATCGAGCAGGACGCCGACCTGGTTCTCTTCATCTACCGCGACGACTACTACAACGAGCACTCCGAGAAGGCGGGCATCGCCGAGATCATCATCGGCAAGCAGCGCAACGGTCCGGTGGGCACGGTCGAGCTGCAGTTTCACGCCGCCCACGTGCGCTTCAACGACCTAGCGCACGGGGACTTCTAG
- a CDS encoding MBL fold metallo-hydrolase, whose translation MRPLVLGSAGSQPTPKAGCGCRLCALARREGGRAVRTGPSLYLPEADLLIDTPEEANQQLTGHDLAPRRVAWTHAHPDHAAGLRVVQFLAQASGRPVEGWLPRPLYPVLAERYPLDHLVDAGYLELHLVPPGRPFELGGIRVTPLAHAFEEPVFAYLFETDRVRGLYAPDHLRSLPLPEGPLDWAVVQMPIPPLDALPFELPPEHEAWRTFYTFDEALEVWRGRARRLVFTHVYESVRMTPEELDAVAARAGEWVRFAHDGMEVAPEPARDEAARLEAFRAEQARIEAAYADDPKRMRAELRRLWQRFKPRS comes from the coding sequence ATGCGCCCCCTCGTCCTGGGCAGCGCCGGCTCGCAACCCACCCCCAAGGCGGGATGCGGTTGCCGGTTGTGCGCCCTCGCCCGGCGCGAAGGCGGCCGCGCGGTGCGCACCGGCCCCAGCCTCTACCTGCCCGAGGCGGACCTGCTGATCGACACGCCCGAGGAGGCCAACCAGCAGCTCACCGGCCACGACCTCGCCCCGCGCCGCGTCGCCTGGACCCACGCCCACCCCGACCACGCCGCGGGCCTGCGGGTGGTGCAGTTCCTGGCGCAGGCCTCGGGAAGGCCGGTCGAGGGCTGGCTGCCGCGCCCCCTCTACCCGGTGCTGGCCGAGCGTTACCCGCTCGATCACCTCGTAGACGCCGGCTACCTGGAACTTCACCTGGTGCCTCCGGGCCGCCCCTTCGAGCTCGGCGGGATCCGCGTCACGCCGCTCGCGCACGCGTTCGAGGAACCCGTCTTCGCCTACCTCTTCGAAACCGACCGCGTGCGCGGCCTCTACGCCCCCGACCACCTGCGCAGCCTGCCGCTGCCCGAGGGGCCGCTGGACTGGGCCGTGGTGCAGATGCCCATCCCGCCCCTGGACGCCCTCCCCTTCGAGCTCCCCCCCGAGCACGAGGCCTGGCGGACCTTCTACACCTTCGACGAGGCCCTCGAGGTCTGGCGCGGGCGCGCCCGCCGCCTGGTCTTCACCCACGTCTACGAGAGCGTGCGCATGACCCCCGAGGAACTGGACGCGGTGGCGGCCCGGGCGGGGGAGTGGGTGCGTTTTGCTCACGACGGGATGGAGGTCGCCCCGGAACCGGCCCGCGACGAGGCGGCGCGGCTCGAAGCCTTCCGCGCCGAACAGGCCCGCATCGAGGCGGCCTACGCGGACGACCCCAAGCGCATGCGCGCCGAGCTGCGCCGGCTGTGGCAGCGGTTCAAGCCCCGAAGCTAG
- a CDS encoding DUF4388 domain-containing protein: MELSGNLKELDFAQLVALIANMEGVLELWNLPRRRSAQLFIKRKKLRCVRMNGAFLDPLQAKALMAELAAGTQAAFEFTAKPFRTPCDPPLNWPLDKLLLTVFTQYDERLRYLDRLPDPDRRFRLTALANPDGSLFLRAAGPLLLRDEGATAREIAHDLRLPLDQVRYYLHKLLQRDKVEPAK; this comes from the coding sequence ATGGAGCTTAGCGGCAATCTCAAAGAGCTGGACTTCGCGCAGCTCGTCGCGCTGATCGCGAACATGGAGGGCGTGCTCGAGCTCTGGAACCTGCCGCGCCGCCGCTCCGCTCAGCTCTTCATCAAGCGCAAGAAGCTACGCTGCGTGCGCATGAACGGGGCCTTCCTCGACCCCCTGCAGGCCAAGGCGCTGATGGCCGAGCTGGCCGCGGGCACCCAGGCGGCCTTCGAGTTCACGGCCAAGCCCTTCCGCACCCCTTGCGACCCGCCGCTCAACTGGCCGCTCGACAAGCTGCTGCTCACCGTCTTCACCCAGTACGACGAACGCCTGCGCTACCTCGACCGGCTGCCCGACCCCGACCGGCGGTTCCGGCTGACGGCGCTCGCCAACCCCGACGGCAGCCTCTTCCTGCGCGCCGCCGGCCCGCTTCTGCTGCGCGACGAAGGCGCCACCGCGCGCGAGATCGCCCACGATCTGCGGCTCCCGCTCGACCAGGTCCGCTACTACCTGCACAAGCTCCTGCAGCGCGACAAGGTGGAACCCGCCAAGTAA
- a CDS encoding YifB family Mg chelatase-like AAA ATPase: MLARARSFTLHGLDALPVVVEADVSPGFPGFTVVGLPDAAVNESRDRVRAALKNSGFPYPQMRIVVNLAPAELRKEGPLYDLPIALALLAAQGVVPAERLEGWAVAGELALDGELRPISGAINLALGALENEQTRLLLPPGSAEEASVIEGLEVYAPRTLSEAVAFLLGDRELEPSRPPDPAEALDELLDLADVKGQAKAKRAVEIAAAGFHHLLMVGTPGSGKTMLARRLPYLLPALGREEALEVTRIHAAAGRLMRGLVQRPPFRSPHHTTSDAGLIGGGAVPKPGEISLAHRGVLFLDELPEFPRRTLEVLRQPLEDGVVTVSRAKASLTFPARFLLVAAMNPCPCGWYGDPERACTCSLTARRRYTGRISGPLLDRFDLVVGVPRLTAAELSRAPEGEPTAAVRERVLAARDRMKARQGRPNGELVGRELAAALRLDEGARGLLAAAARKLQLTGRSYDKVQRVARTVADLAGSEAVTEAHVAEALVYREELN; the protein is encoded by the coding sequence ATGCTGGCCCGCGCCCGCTCCTTCACCCTGCACGGCCTCGACGCCCTGCCCGTCGTGGTCGAGGCCGATGTCTCGCCCGGCTTTCCCGGCTTCACGGTGGTGGGGCTGCCCGACGCGGCGGTGAACGAATCGCGCGACCGGGTGCGCGCCGCGCTCAAGAACAGCGGTTTTCCCTACCCGCAGATGCGGATCGTGGTCAACCTGGCCCCGGCCGAGCTGCGCAAGGAGGGGCCGCTGTACGACCTGCCGATCGCCCTGGCACTGCTGGCGGCCCAGGGGGTGGTCCCGGCGGAGAGACTGGAGGGCTGGGCGGTGGCCGGCGAGCTGGCGCTCGACGGCGAGCTCAGGCCCATCAGCGGGGCCATCAACCTGGCGCTGGGGGCGCTGGAGAACGAGCAGACGCGGCTGCTGCTGCCGCCGGGCTCGGCCGAGGAGGCGAGCGTGATCGAGGGGCTCGAGGTCTACGCCCCGCGCACGCTGAGCGAGGCGGTGGCCTTTCTGCTGGGCGACCGGGAGCTCGAGCCGTCGCGGCCGCCCGACCCGGCGGAGGCGCTGGACGAGCTGCTCGACCTCGCCGACGTCAAGGGGCAGGCCAAGGCCAAGCGCGCGGTGGAGATCGCCGCCGCCGGCTTCCACCACCTGCTGATGGTGGGCACCCCCGGCTCGGGCAAGACGATGCTGGCCCGGCGGCTGCCCTACCTGCTGCCGGCGCTGGGGCGCGAAGAGGCGCTGGAGGTGACGCGCATCCACGCCGCCGCCGGCCGCCTGATGCGGGGCCTGGTGCAGCGGCCGCCGTTCCGCAGCCCCCACCACACCACCTCCGACGCCGGCCTGATCGGCGGCGGGGCGGTGCCCAAGCCGGGCGAGATCAGCCTGGCCCACCGCGGGGTGCTCTTCCTCGACGAGCTGCCCGAGTTTCCCCGGCGCACCCTCGAAGTGCTCCGGCAGCCGCTCGAGGACGGGGTGGTGACGGTGAGCCGCGCCAAGGCGAGCCTGACCTTCCCCGCGCGCTTCCTGCTGGTCGCGGCCATGAACCCCTGCCCCTGCGGCTGGTACGGCGACCCCGAGCGGGCCTGCACCTGCTCGCTCACCGCCCGCCGGCGCTACACCGGCCGCATCTCCGGTCCGCTGCTCGACCGCTTCGACCTCGTCGTCGGCGTGCCCCGCCTGACCGCGGCCGAGCTTTCCCGCGCCCCCGAGGGCGAACCCACCGCGGCCGTACGCGAACGGGTGCTGGCGGCGCGCGATCGGATGAAGGCGCGCCAGGGAAGGCCCAACGGCGAGCTGGTGGGGCGGGAGCTGGCGGCGGCCCTCCGGCTCGACGAGGGCGCACGGGGGCTGCTGGCCGCGGCCGCCCGCAAGCTCCAGCTCACCGGCCGCAGCTACGACAAGGTGCAGCGGGTGGCGCGCACCGTCGCCGACCTGGCGGGCTCGGAGGCCGTGACGGAAGCGCACGTGGCCGAGGCCCTCGTCTACCGCGAAGAACTGAACTGA
- a CDS encoding aldehyde ferredoxin oxidoreductase N-terminal domain-containing protein — protein MTRRWWTVDLNRRSLTERRLGPEEVLRGGRWRTVHELQRLGAAGADPLAPDNPVVLAAGPFAGSSYSNANRLSVGTRSPLTGGVKEANSGGTLAYALGRIGVAGLTLVGAAPDWVVLVLGPDGVRFADAAPYLGLGNYAAAEHLWNDFPAAASLALVGPVAEYGGLLAGLAVTDTDGQPGRLAARGGVGAVFGAKRVKAIVVEEGASPAFAGDAAFKDAMRAYARALLASDGIKRYTSVGTAGMGDFQNMFGGLPVKNFSRGRLAEGENPLGGEALRRLILERDGEGATAHACMPGCVIRCSNKVPDAWGKVVVSPLEYETLGLVGSNLGFDDLDAVARMNRWANDLGVDTIEFGAALGVAMDAGLGPWADLDFVEDVYRALLAGTEEGRRYAAGAARLGRALGHARVPVVRDQGISAYDPRVVEGTGVTYMTTPQGADHTAGNVPRENPGERSLEELMDLSFAAQVNAAASDALGLCIFGGSVTYAQKDAAVRAAALAAGLDEEPDAAAFDRLGREVLALELAFNRAAGQPEVAPLPRFMYEEPLPPRNLTARLDPERIAGFWKRLER, from the coding sequence ATGACCCGTCGTTGGTGGACCGTCGACCTGAACCGCCGTTCGCTGACCGAGCGCCGGCTCGGGCCGGAGGAGGTGCTGCGCGGGGGGCGCTGGCGCACGGTGCATGAGCTGCAGCGCCTCGGGGCGGCCGGCGCGGACCCGCTTGCTCCGGACAACCCCGTCGTGCTCGCCGCCGGCCCCTTCGCCGGCTCCAGCTACTCCAACGCCAACCGCCTCAGCGTGGGCACCCGCAGTCCGCTGACCGGGGGTGTCAAGGAGGCCAACTCGGGGGGCACGCTCGCCTACGCGTTGGGGCGGATCGGCGTCGCCGGGCTCACCCTCGTGGGTGCGGCTCCGGACTGGGTGGTGCTGGTGCTGGGCCCGGACGGGGTGCGCTTCGCGGACGCCGCGCCCTACCTGGGGCTGGGCAACTACGCGGCCGCCGAGCACCTGTGGAACGACTTTCCCGCGGCCGCCAGTCTGGCCCTCGTCGGACCGGTGGCCGAGTACGGAGGGCTGCTGGCCGGCCTCGCCGTCACCGACACCGACGGCCAGCCGGGTCGGCTCGCGGCCCGCGGCGGCGTGGGCGCCGTCTTCGGCGCCAAGCGCGTCAAGGCGATCGTCGTGGAAGAGGGCGCGTCCCCCGCCTTCGCCGGCGACGCCGCCTTCAAGGACGCCATGCGCGCCTACGCGCGGGCGCTGCTCGCGAGCGACGGCATCAAGCGCTACACCAGCGTGGGCACCGCGGGGATGGGCGACTTCCAGAACATGTTCGGCGGCCTGCCGGTGAAAAACTTCTCGCGCGGCCGCCTGGCCGAGGGGGAGAACCCGCTCGGCGGCGAGGCGCTCCGGCGGCTCATCCTGGAGCGCGACGGCGAGGGGGCCACGGCGCACGCCTGCATGCCGGGCTGCGTGATCCGCTGCTCCAACAAGGTGCCCGACGCCTGGGGAAAGGTGGTGGTCAGCCCGCTCGAGTACGAGACCCTGGGTCTGGTGGGCAGCAACCTGGGCTTCGACGACCTCGACGCCGTGGCCCGGATGAACCGCTGGGCCAATGACCTGGGCGTCGACACCATCGAGTTCGGCGCCGCCCTGGGGGTGGCCATGGACGCGGGCCTGGGCCCCTGGGCCGACCTGGACTTCGTCGAGGACGTCTACCGCGCCCTGCTCGCGGGCACGGAGGAGGGGCGGCGCTACGCGGCGGGGGCCGCGCGGCTCGGCCGCGCGCTCGGGCACGCGCGCGTCCCGGTGGTGCGCGACCAGGGCATCAGCGCCTACGACCCGCGCGTCGTCGAGGGCACCGGCGTGACCTACATGACGACGCCGCAGGGGGCGGACCATACCGCGGGCAACGTCCCCCGCGAAAACCCCGGCGAGCGCAGCCTCGAAGAGCTGATGGACCTGAGCTTCGCCGCCCAGGTGAACGCCGCGGCTTCGGACGCGCTGGGGCTGTGCATCTTCGGGGGCAGCGTCACCTACGCGCAGAAGGACGCCGCCGTGCGCGCCGCGGCGCTGGCCGCGGGCCTGGACGAGGAGCCGGACGCGGCCGCCTTCGACCGGCTAGGCCGCGAGGTGCTGGCCCTGGAGCTCGCCTTCAACCGCGCCGCCGGCCAGCCCGAGGTGGCCCCGCTGCCGCGCTTCATGTACGAAGAGCCGCTGCCGCCGCGCAACCTCACCGCGCGGCTCGATCCCGAGCGGATCGCCGGGTTCTGGAAACGGCTCGAGCGCTAG
- a CDS encoding TetR/AcrR family transcriptional regulator produces the protein MNTETASLQEKRREKRIREILSAALDVFTEKGYPKTTMDDIAERALLTRPALYKYFGDKQSILKALVEWKMEELIAEFEAIAGEGPEGFEPQLRRLVRSAIAFQKQNRGAFHALLTANSLPSLTKDERFVALKNRLVGVVAGILQAGIDAGEVRPEPAHDLAELFLSLLFHPAAKGFVEPDNEDAYDGRLIERVFLYGVAAR, from the coding sequence ATGAACACGGAGACGGCCAGCCTTCAGGAAAAACGGCGCGAGAAGCGGATCCGCGAGATCCTCAGCGCCGCCCTCGACGTGTTCACCGAGAAGGGCTACCCCAAGACGACGATGGACGACATCGCGGAGCGGGCGCTACTCACCCGCCCCGCGCTCTACAAGTACTTCGGCGACAAGCAATCGATTCTCAAGGCGCTGGTGGAGTGGAAGATGGAGGAGCTGATCGCCGAGTTCGAGGCGATCGCCGGCGAGGGGCCCGAGGGCTTCGAGCCGCAGCTGCGGCGGCTGGTGCGTTCGGCCATCGCCTTCCAGAAGCAGAACCGCGGCGCCTTCCACGCGCTGCTGACCGCCAACTCGCTGCCCAGCCTGACCAAGGACGAGCGCTTCGTGGCGCTCAAGAACCGGCTGGTGGGGGTCGTCGCCGGGATCCTGCAGGCGGGCATCGACGCCGGCGAGGTGCGGCCCGAACCCGCGCACGACCTGGCCGAGCTCTTCCTCTCGCTGCTCTTCCACCCCGCCGCCAAGGGCTTCGTGGAACCCGACAACGAGGACGCCTACGACGGGCGGCTGATCGAGCGGGTCTTCCTCTACGGCGTGGCCGCGCGCTAG